The DNA segment GTTCGACGGCCGGGCTGGCGGCCTGGGGTTACGCCAGCGGCGTCTCCCTCGGCGACGGCAGCTTCTACGGCCGCAGGGCAGGTCGGTCAGCCGCCAAGGCCTGACACGCCTGCGATTTGTGCACGATTTCGCGCGGTGGGCGCGCGTTTTCGTGCACAAATCGCCCGCTTACTCGAAGGTGATCACGACCTTGTCGGCCGCGCCGGGCGTGGCGACGCACTGCAATGCCTCCGCGAGCTCGTCGAAAGCAAACGTGTGACTGATGATCACGTTGTACTTCTCCCAGTTCTCGACGATGTCCTTGGTGACCTCGAAGATCTCGGTCGGATATCCCATCGATCCGACGATCGTCAGTTCATTGCTCATGACGTTCATGAAGTCGATGCTGATGGGCTCCTTGTGGACGGCGACGACGCCGAGCTTGGCGCCGCGTTTGGCAGCGCCGAAGGCCGCGTCGATCACGGCCGGCACCCCGGCCGCATCCAGGAAGATGTCGGTGCCTGCCCTGTCAGGCCACATCGAATCACCGGGCCCGTGGAGTTCGATCAACCGCGCGGTCAGGTCCTCGTCGTGAGAGTTGATGACGGCGTCCGCACCGACCTTCAGCGCCTTGTCCAGCCGCTCCGGCAGGATGTCGGCCACGATCACATGCCGGACGCCAAGGGATTTCAGAGCGATGGTGATGCCGAGGCCGATCGGCCCCGCACCGAAGACCACCACTTGGTCACTCTGCCGGGGCGCCACCTGGTTCACCGCGTGACGTGCGACCGCCATGGGTTCGTTGAGCGCCGCGACCTCGTACGGGATGTGGTCGGGCACGACCTCGAGGCTCACACCGCGCACGGCATCCTTGATGAGCAGGTAGTCGGCCAGCGCGCCGGTGGACCCGCCGTTGCCGATGATGTCGTCGGCCAACGCCATCGGATTGACCACGACCCGGTCACCGACGGCGACACCGCTCACCTCGCCACCGACGTCGACGACCTCACCGGCCGGCTCGTGACCGATCGGCATATGCCCTTGCCGCGGCGGTAGACCGCCGATGGAGATGTACAGGCTGTCGGATCCGCAGATGCCGCAAGCCCGAATACGCACCAGGACGTCTCGAGCCCCGACGGTGGGCGTCGGCACCTCGAGGACCTCGGTCTTCTCGGGAGCGGTGATGATGGCTGCTCTCACTGGGAGTTCCCTTCTCGTCGATGTTGTCGAGCTCAGAACACGCTGTAGCCGCCGTCGACGATCAGCGCAGATCCGGTGCTGTAGGACGCATTGCCGCTGCACATGTACAGGATCGGACTCGCGATCTCGTCCGGTTCGGCGAACCGGCGGAGAAGGATGTGGTCCTCCTGGTCCTTCTTGATATCGGGGACGAGGTCCATCGGTGCGGTCATCCGGGTGGCCACGACTCCGGGGACGACGGCGTTGACCCGGATACCGTCCGCGGCCCATCGCGCCGCGAGGTTCCGAGTCAACGCCAGTACGCCTGCCTTCCCGGACCCGTACCCGGGCACCACCGGTACGGCGCGTATCGCAGCCATCGACCCGAGCATCACGACGCTCGCGCCGCCAATGGCTTTCGACGCCTTGAGCGCACCGTGCAGGCGTTCGGTCAACCGGAAGGGCGCCAGCAGGTTGAGTTCCACCGATGCGGCGAATCCGTCCGCGGTCGCTTCGTCGAGGCCGCCAGGGAAGTTGGCCCCGGCGTTGTTGATGAGGATGTCCAACTCGGTGAACGAATCAGCCAATGTCACAACGCTGCCCGGGTCAGTGAGCGCCAACTGGCGATAGTCCATCCCTGACAAGTCGGCGTCGTAGTCTTCGGGTGCCGCCTTGGTCCCGGTGATCGTGACATGTGCACCGCTGTCGCGCAGCAGCGATGCCGTCGCGTGTCCGATGCCGCTCGTGCCGCCGGTGATCAGTGCGGTCGCGCCGGTGAAGTCGAACAGAACCCGGTTGATCATGACAGTCCCTTGATCTCTTTGCGCAGCCAGGCCGCTTCCCAGAAATTCGTGCTGCCCTGCAGCAGTGCCTCGTGCGCCGCGATCAATACCTGCCGGGCAGCGTTGTCTCCGGGATGGACCCGGTACACGATCTCGGCCAGCCGAATCGCCCGCACGGTGTCGCCGGCTGCCAGCAGGGTCCGAGCCCGTTCGAGAACCGGTGCCACACCGGCCAGTTCGAGTAGGTCGGCATCGGCGCGGTCCGGGCTGTCGGCATAGAGTTCGGTCGTGGAACGATGATGGAACCAGCCCGCGTAGGTCTCCCAGATCGCCCGGATGTTCCACCGCACCATGCCGTAGCCTTCTCCGACTTGGAGTTCGGGCGGCAGCACGACTTCGCGCATCAGGGTGTGAACGTCCTTGCCGGCGTTCATCCCTTCGACGGTTTTGTCGTGGATGTAGGTGACGGCGTCGCGTAGCCGAGTCAGCTCCCATTCGATCCGGTCTTTCCCGACGATCGGGCCGAAATGGCCGGTGAGCAACGTCTCCGCGCCCAGCGCGCGGACCCGGTCGATCGATTCCGCCACCGTCAGCGCGTCCCGGTAGCGGTCACCGCGCATGGTGACCAGATTGGGGATGTGTCCGAAGAGCGCTCCGAACACGTTGCCGCACAGACAGACACCCTCGTCAGGTAGCCACACCACCAGGCTGTCGGTGGTCTCACCGCCCGGTGTCGCGTACAGCTCCAATCGGCGGCCACCCAGTTCGAGGGTGAGCTCTTCTTCGAAAACGATCGTCGGCTCCGGCACGCTCTGGGGCGGCGGGGGACCGAATCGTTGCGCGGTGCGCGTGATCGTGTCCATCACTTTGTCGACCCACGCGAAGGAGGAGTTCTGCGCGCGGAAAGCCGCCAGCACATCGTTGTCCCGCCGCCACGTCTCCCAGTTCGCTTGGGCCACGATGTCGCTGTCGGGATCGGCCACCGAGTCGATGCCGCCGACGTGGTCGACGTGTCCCTGCGTGAGGATGACGTAGCGGATCGGTGCGGTGTCGATGGCGTCGTAGTTCGCCCGATGCACCGGACCCTCGAAGCCCATCCCCGTGTTCAGCACGATCCGGCCCTCGCCGGTGGTCAGCAGGTACGAGTTGGACAGCCCTGGGGAGAGCCAAATTCCAGGGCTGACCTCCTCGGCCGGCGCGCCCGCGCCGAGGATGTCGTCGCCGCCAGGACGGCTCAGATAGACGGGTTCGTAGTCGGTCATGCTTCCTCGCGAATGTCGAAGCGGTCGAAGTAGAAGCCGAAGCGCGAACGAATCTCGTCCGGAGACCGTCCGAAGTGGCCTTTCAGCTCGTACTGCAGCCGGCCGTGCTTACCCCGTGGGTTGTCATCGAGGTAAGCGCGGAACGCCGTCTGCGCCTCCGCGGAGAACTCCGTCCCGTTGGCGGCGTACAGCCTCTCCAGGATCGACAGTTCGTTCCCGTTGAGTTGGTGGAAGGAGATGTCCAGGCTGCGCTCGGCCGCGACCAACTCCCGGTCGCGCACACACGCCTGCAGCAGCCGTTCGATCCGGTCCACCCAATAGTCCACCAGGCCGTATGGGTCGATTTCAGTGCGACGGATGCGATCCCCGTACGCCAGCATGGTGACGGCAGATTGGATGACGGCGACCGGATCGCGGTGGGTGAACGCCACGGTCGCGTCGGGGAAGGTGCGAATCAGTGGCCCCAGTTGTTCACAGTGTTGGGGCGATTTGAGCACCCACTGCCGCGGTCCGCGCAGGAAGGTCAGCGCCTTGAGGATCGTGCGCAGGTATCCGTAGTGCTCGTCCTGGTTCAACCCGAGATAGAAGTCCCGCCACTGCGGAACCCGGCCGTGCCATTCCAGCACGTAGCTCGCGAAGTCGAGATCGAGGAGCTCGACCTCCTCCTCGATGGCCTGGGGGAATCTGTCGTGCATCGCCTGCACCAGCGGGGTCATCATCATCGCCGACTGGTGTTCCGCGACGCTTCGGGTGAACCTGGGGTCGACGCCGTTGACGTCGGCTCCCTCGCCGCGCAGCGGGAAAGGCTCCTGGCTCTCCCAGTACGGCAGGGCGCGCCGGCGTGCATCCGAGGCGATGAGATTCACGAGATGGGTGGTCCCCGAGCGCGGAAGGCCGACGACGATGATGGGCCGTTCGATCTCGATGTCGTGGATCTCGGGATAACGGCGCAGCAGATCGGTCAACAGCAGCCGTTGCGACAGCAGCCGGACGATCCGATTCTGCAGGATGAGTCGGTTGAGGTTCGTGTTGCCGCTGTCGGCATCGGCGGCTCGTGCGTAGGCGTCGAGCCGTGGCCTGAAGTCAGCCGCCCCGAAATCGTCCAGCCCTGTGTACTCGATCGCCCTGCCGATGAGTACCTCCGGAGTCAGGTCCACAGCCAGAGACTCCGTGTGCTCCAGGATCTCTCGCTGCGTCGCAGTGAGAACCGGGCACGTCAGATCCTCGATGACCAGGGCACTGTCGGGCATTCGGGCTCCTCCCGCTCACCGTGAGGCGGTGACGAATATTCGTTGTAGTGTCTGATATGTGAACGCTTCCAAGCTAGGACCGCCTCGCGAAACCGGTCAAGACCCGTCGCCTCCAACTCGCCGCGTCGTCGCCGTCGTCGAACTGCTCGCACAGGCGTCCACGTCACCGCTGACGCTCGCCGAAATATGCCGTGAGCTGCGGATCAGTCGATCCACCGGATACGCCATCCTGAGCACGCTGTGTTCGGCCGACTGGGCTGTCCGCGACCCGCTCAGTGGGAGGTACACCCTGGGCGCCGGCCTGCCGAGCACGCCGGTCAACACGCCGGTGTCGCGAGTACTGCGTGAACCCCTGCGTCGACTCTGTTCAGCGGTCGGGATGGCCGCCTGTGTCTCCGAGGTCCAGGGCGGCTTCATCGCCGTCATCGAATCGGCGGCGCCCAACTCCGGGCGAGCCCAAGTGCAGGCCGGGCAACGGCTGCCCTTCATCGCACCGTTCGGACGTGAGTTCGTCGCGTGGGCGCCGACCGCAACGCGCCGGGAGTGGCTGGACGCGGCAGGTCCGGTCAACGACGCCTATCGCGCACGTATGCCCGAGGTACTCAAGGAGATACAGCGACGCGGATATGGCATCGAGCGGCTCAGCGGGCCCCTCGTCAAGGTGTACACCGCGCTGCTGGCGCTGGAAGACGGCAACGAGCCGGACCCGGTGGCAGCACGACTGGCCGGCGCCGTTGCCGATCTGACGATCGTCGATGTGCTGCCCGACGAGATGGCGCAGATCGAGCAGTGTCGGATCGCGACCATCTCCGCGCCGATCTTCGACGGTCAGGGCAACGTGGTGATGTCGGTGTCTGCGCAGCCCTACCGGCAGCTCACACAGCAACACGTTCGCCGTATCGGCGATCAGGTGATCGAGTTCGGCGAGCATGTCAAATCGCTGATTGCACAACAGCTTCTGCCTGCCGACGCCAACCCTGTCACCCCGGCGTCCCGATGAGCGGACATCTTCGGCTACCCCGATGGTCGGCGACCCTACTGTCCGGTGCGTAGCCCACCGGCGCCACCCATCGACTCGTGTGGGCACCAACGGAGGTCCCACGCATGTCTGAGACACGACTTCTCTACAACCCGTTCACGCCGGAGTTCCAGAACGAACTGTGGGATGTCTACCGCACCATGCGCGACGACCACCCTGTATACCAGGACCCGAACGGCGAGTTCTACGCGCTGACCCGGTTCGCCGATGTCTGGGCCGCCGCGGCCGATCACGAGACGTTCTCCAGCCGTGTGGCGGAGGCGAACGATCTACTGCCCCAGCTCATTTTCATCGATCCGCCGCGGCACGGCGCGCTGCGCAAGCTGGTATCCCGGGCCTTCACCGCGCGCCGGGTGACCGCCATGGAGGACACGATCAGGAAGTGCGTCGAAGCGCTACTCGACGACATCGCGACCAAGGGTGTCTGCGAATTCCAGCACGACTATGCGGCGGTCATTCCCAGCGTCGCGGTGGGCGGGATGATCGGCCTCGACGAGCAGTACCTCGCCCCCATGCGCACCTGGACCGAGGCGTTCATCGGCCTGAACACCGACAGGGCCCTCGAAGCCGCCATGAACATCTATGCGATGTTCGCGGAATTGCTCGCGGAACGCCGTCGCAGCCCGCGAGACGATCTGATGACCGCACTACTCAACGCCGAGATCGACGGTGAACGGCTCCGCGACGAAGAACTGCTCGGCTTCTGCCTGCTGCTGGTGTTGGGCGGCAACGACACGACAGCCAGCTTGATCGGCTCCGGCCTCGTCCTCCTCCTGCGCCACCCTGAGCAGCTCGACCTGGTGCGCCGCGACCCGTCACTGTGGCCATCGGCGATCGAGGAGACGAACCGGATGGATGCGCCCACCCAGGCGCTGCCTCGGACCGCCACCCGCGACGTCGAGCTCCACGGCGTCACGATCCCGGCCGGCTCTCGGGTGATGCTGGTGTGGGGCGCGGCCAACCACGACGAACGCGAGTTCCCTGATCCGGAGCGATTCGATGTCAGGCGAGGCGCGAAGCGTCACGCCTCGTTCGGCCACGGCGCACACTTCTGCATGGGCTCCGGGTTGGCGCGACTGGAGGCCCGCCTCGCCTTCGCGGAGTGGTTCACACGATTTCCCGAATGCGCGCTGGCAGACGAGCCCACACGCGTCACGTCCAGCTGGGCCCGCGTCTTCGAGTCCATTCCGCTGCGGCTGGGATGACGCCGTCGCCGAGCGCGTGCTCGGAATCTCCTCCGGCCAACTGTGTGACAGCGCGCACATCTATGTGATACAAACAGGCATATTCCTAATAGGAATACTTCTGTTTCTGCCGCAAGGAGGCGTCATGACCACAGCCCCGGTCAGCCCGGAATCCACCACCCCCAGCGCGGTCATCGACCGGGTGTCGCTGGTCCTCGACGCATTCGACGGGCCGGGCAGGCTGACGCTCGCCCAGATCGTCCGGCGCACCGGGCTGCCCCGGTCGTCGGCGCACCGCATGCTCGAGCGTCTGGTTCAACTGCGCTGGCTGCGCCGCAACGGCCGCGACTACGAGCTCGGCATGCGGCTGGTGGAACTCGGGTCTCTGGCCGTGCACCAGGATCGGCTGCACCGCGCGGCGACACCGCTGCTGCACGATCTGCACCGCGCCACGGGGTTGGTGGTGCACCTCGCCGTCCTCGATGGCGCCGACGTGGTGTACCTCGAGAAGATCGGCGACCGGATGGTGGCCGCAATGCCGAGCCGGGTCGGCGGCCGCCAGCCCGCGCACTGCACCGCGATCGGCAAGGCGCTGCTCGCCTACAACTCCGATGCGTGCGATGACGTCGATCTGACCAACCGCCGCACCAAGTACTCCATCGGCAGCGCTGCACAACTGGCCACCGAACTGGCCAAGACGCGCGCCCACGGTGTCGCGTTCGACCGCGAGGAAGCG comes from the Mycolicibacterium litorale genome and includes:
- a CDS encoding SDR family NAD(P)-dependent oxidoreductase is translated as MINRVLFDFTGATALITGGTSGIGHATASLLRDSGAHVTITGTKAAPEDYDADLSGMDYRQLALTDPGSVVTLADSFTELDILINNAGANFPGGLDEATADGFAASVELNLLAPFRLTERLHGALKASKAIGGASVVMLGSMAAIRAVPVVPGYGSGKAGVLALTRNLAARWAADGIRVNAVVPGVVATRMTAPMDLVPDIKKDQEDHILLRRFAEPDEIASPILYMCSGNASYSTGSALIVDGGYSVF
- a CDS encoding cytochrome P450, which gives rise to MSETRLLYNPFTPEFQNELWDVYRTMRDDHPVYQDPNGEFYALTRFADVWAAAADHETFSSRVAEANDLLPQLIFIDPPRHGALRKLVSRAFTARRVTAMEDTIRKCVEALLDDIATKGVCEFQHDYAAVIPSVAVGGMIGLDEQYLAPMRTWTEAFIGLNTDRALEAAMNIYAMFAELLAERRRSPRDDLMTALLNAEIDGERLRDEELLGFCLLLVLGGNDTTASLIGSGLVLLLRHPEQLDLVRRDPSLWPSAIEETNRMDAPTQALPRTATRDVELHGVTIPAGSRVMLVWGAANHDEREFPDPERFDVRRGAKRHASFGHGAHFCMGSGLARLEARLAFAEWFTRFPECALADEPTRVTSSWARVFESIPLRLG
- a CDS encoding IclR family transcriptional regulator; this translates as MNASKLGPPRETGQDPSPPTRRVVAVVELLAQASTSPLTLAEICRELRISRSTGYAILSTLCSADWAVRDPLSGRYTLGAGLPSTPVNTPVSRVLREPLRRLCSAVGMAACVSEVQGGFIAVIESAAPNSGRAQVQAGQRLPFIAPFGREFVAWAPTATRREWLDAAGPVNDAYRARMPEVLKEIQRRGYGIERLSGPLVKVYTALLALEDGNEPDPVAARLAGAVADLTIVDVLPDEMAQIEQCRIATISAPIFDGQGNVVMSVSAQPYRQLTQQHVRRIGDQVIEFGEHVKSLIAQQLLPADANPVTPASR
- a CDS encoding IclR family transcriptional regulator, producing the protein MTTAPVSPESTTPSAVIDRVSLVLDAFDGPGRLTLAQIVRRTGLPRSSAHRMLERLVQLRWLRRNGRDYELGMRLVELGSLAVHQDRLHRAATPLLHDLHRATGLVVHLAVLDGADVVYLEKIGDRMVAAMPSRVGGRQPAHCTAIGKALLAYNSDACDDVDLTNRRTKYSIGSAAQLATELAKTRAHGVAFDREEALPGFGCVAAPIGAPGEAVAALSVCGPLSRVAFDQRLAAPVRMTAMGVWRNVEGGPQRVAPTLQQVRPLRGGPTPRPAHESAALQLA
- a CDS encoding MBL fold metallo-hydrolase, with the translated sequence MTDYEPVYLSRPGGDDILGAGAPAEEVSPGIWLSPGLSNSYLLTTGEGRIVLNTGMGFEGPVHRANYDAIDTAPIRYVILTQGHVDHVGGIDSVADPDSDIVAQANWETWRRDNDVLAAFRAQNSSFAWVDKVMDTITRTAQRFGPPPPQSVPEPTIVFEEELTLELGGRRLELYATPGGETTDSLVVWLPDEGVCLCGNVFGALFGHIPNLVTMRGDRYRDALTVAESIDRVRALGAETLLTGHFGPIVGKDRIEWELTRLRDAVTYIHDKTVEGMNAGKDVHTLMREVVLPPELQVGEGYGMVRWNIRAIWETYAGWFHHRSTTELYADSPDRADADLLELAGVAPVLERARTLLAAGDTVRAIRLAEIVYRVHPGDNAARQVLIAAHEALLQGSTNFWEAAWLRKEIKGLS
- a CDS encoding sulfotransferase family protein is translated as MPDSALVIEDLTCPVLTATQREILEHTESLAVDLTPEVLIGRAIEYTGLDDFGAADFRPRLDAYARAADADSGNTNLNRLILQNRIVRLLSQRLLLTDLLRRYPEIHDIEIERPIIVVGLPRSGTTHLVNLIASDARRRALPYWESQEPFPLRGEGADVNGVDPRFTRSVAEHQSAMMMTPLVQAMHDRFPQAIEEEVELLDLDFASYVLEWHGRVPQWRDFYLGLNQDEHYGYLRTILKALTFLRGPRQWVLKSPQHCEQLGPLIRTFPDATVAFTHRDPVAVIQSAVTMLAYGDRIRRTEIDPYGLVDYWVDRIERLLQACVRDRELVAAERSLDISFHQLNGNELSILERLYAANGTEFSAEAQTAFRAYLDDNPRGKHGRLQYELKGHFGRSPDEIRSRFGFYFDRFDIREEA
- a CDS encoding zinc-dependent alcohol dehydrogenase is translated as MRAAIITAPEKTEVLEVPTPTVGARDVLVRIRACGICGSDSLYISIGGLPPRQGHMPIGHEPAGEVVDVGGEVSGVAVGDRVVVNPMALADDIIGNGGSTGALADYLLIKDAVRGVSLEVVPDHIPYEVAALNEPMAVARHAVNQVAPRQSDQVVVFGAGPIGLGITIALKSLGVRHVIVADILPERLDKALKVGADAVINSHDEDLTARLIELHGPGDSMWPDRAGTDIFLDAAGVPAVIDAAFGAAKRGAKLGVVAVHKEPISIDFMNVMSNELTIVGSMGYPTEIFEVTKDIVENWEKYNVIISHTFAFDELAEALQCVATPGAADKVVITFE